CACGAAAATTCTTGCGGTCGTCCTGCTCGTCGGCATTGTCGCTACGGAATCTCTCGCTCTGGAAGTGACTTACCAGTACCGGGAATCCCAGGTCAAAACAGCCTTTCTGTTCAATTTCACCAAGTTCATAACCTGGCCGGAGACGGCCTTCGGCGATAGCCGTTCCCCTCTGGTTCTTGCCGTGTTCGACCCGGAACTTTATACAGTTGCCAGCGAATCGCTAGCCGGCCGCCAGGTTGGGGGGCGAGGGCTGGAGGTGCGCAAGGTTGCCGCCATCGATGAGGCACTCGACTCCCACCTCCTGTTCATCGGCGCCGCCGAGGCGTCCCGCCTGGACGAACTCCTGGCGGTGGTGGCGGAGCGGCCGATTCTGACGGTTAGCGACATCGATGGCTTTGCCGCCCGGGGAGGAATGGTCGAGCTGTTCCAGGAAGAACGCAAACTCCGCTTCGGCGTAAAACTGGCAGCCGTCCGGAAGGCCGGCCTGAACATCAGTTCCGAAGTATTGCACCTGGCGTCGTTCGTCCTGGCTGCCAACGGAGGTGAAAAGCGATGACTCGGGGTTTCGGCAAGCTGTCCATCCGGGCCAAGCTGGTCGTTCTCATGATGGCCATCAGCTGCGCCATTCTGACACTGGCCCTGACGACCATCCTGGCGATCGAAGTGCGCTCGGAGCGCGGCGAGGTCGAGGCCGAGATTGCGAGTCTGGCGAGCATCATCGGCTTCACCGGTCGGGCAGCGCTGGTCTTCGGCGATCAGGAGGCCGCAGTAAAAACCCTCGATGCCTTGAAGCTGAAGCCGGAGGTTGTCGGTGCCTGGCTGCAGAACAGCCAGGGGGAGGTCTTTGCCCGCTATCTCCGGGACGAGAAGGGGCCGTTCCCCCAGCCTTCGAACACTCCCCCGGCTCTGGACAGTCTGGGGGACCCTTTCGGGGCGAGTGCGGATGGCGGACTCAAATATCGGCTTGACGACGGTTCCCTGCTGCTTTTTCACCCGGTTACCCTCGACGACGAACAGGTCGGCGTTCTGCTCCTGCAGGCCGACCTGGGGAAACTGGATGCCCGCATCGCTGCTTTCATAACCGCGGGAGCGATCATTCTTCTCCTTTCCGTCCTGACCGCATTTGTCCTGGCCTCCTGGTTGCAACGCTTGATTTCGCGACCCATTATGGATCTTACCGGTCTCATGGCCCGGGTGACGGAGGAGCAGAATTATGGCCTGCGTCTGGAGAGTCGAAGCGGCGACGAGGTCGGTCTGCTGGTCGATGGCTTCAACGCCATGCTGACGCAGATCGAACTGCGCGACCAACAACTCGCGGAGGCAAACCGAAATCTCGAACAGCGGGTGGCCGAGCGGACGCGGAAGTTAACCGGGGCCAACGACGAACTCAACCGCCTGCTGCAGGAGTACCGGCAGGCGGAGGCGGTGCTTCGTCTTCAGGCCCAGGTCCTGGAGCAGGTTCACGATTCCGTGGTCGTTACCGATGCCGCCGGCTATGTCACCAACTGGAACAAGGGGTCCGAGCGCTACTTTGGTTTCAGTGCCGGGGAGGCGGTGGGAAGGCACCTCTCTTTCTTGTTTGAATTCAGCGAGTACGATCTGAATTTTCTGCAGCGCGAGAGCCTTTTGCCTCTTCTGCAAAAGGGGCAGCTGGAGTCTGAAGTGAAATGCCGCAAAAAGTCGGGCGAAGAATTATGGGCGCATCTTTCCCTTTCCCTGTTGCGCAACCCTTCCGGGGAGGTGGCGGGAATGGTAGGTTACTTGCTGGATGTCACCGAGCGTCGACGGGCCGAGATCGTTTTGCGGGAGAGCGAGGAAAACTACCGTTCGCTTTTCGAGAATTCGCCGATTTCCCTCTGGAAGGAGGACTTCTCCCTGCTCCCCGGCTATTTTGCCGAGCTTCGGGAAGCGGGGGTTGCCGATTTTGCCGACTACTTCGCCAGGCATCCCGATGAGGTCGCCCGTTGCGCCAGGCTGACCCGTATCCTTGATGTCAACCAGAAGACGCTCAAGCTGTTCGGTGCGG
This DNA window, taken from Desulfuromonadales bacterium, encodes the following:
- a CDS encoding YfiR family protein encodes the protein MFGRTTKILAVVLLVGIVATESLALEVTYQYRESQVKTAFLFNFTKFITWPETAFGDSRSPLVLAVFDPELYTVASESLAGRQVGGRGLEVRKVAAIDEALDSHLLFIGAAEASRLDELLAVVAERPILTVSDIDGFAARGGMVELFQEERKLRFGVKLAAVRKAGLNISSEVLHLASFVLAANGGEKR
- a CDS encoding PAS domain S-box protein: MTRGFGKLSIRAKLVVLMMAISCAILTLALTTILAIEVRSERGEVEAEIASLASIIGFTGRAALVFGDQEAAVKTLDALKLKPEVVGAWLQNSQGEVFARYLRDEKGPFPQPSNTPPALDSLGDPFGASADGGLKYRLDDGSLLLFHPVTLDDEQVGVLLLQADLGKLDARIAAFITAGAIILLLSVLTAFVLASWLQRLISRPIMDLTGLMARVTEEQNYGLRLESRSGDEVGLLVDGFNAMLTQIELRDQQLAEANRNLEQRVAERTRKLTGANDELNRLLQEYRQAEAVLRLQAQVLEQVHDSVVVTDAAGYVTNWNKGSERYFGFSAGEAVGRHLSFLFEFSEYDLNFLQRESLLPLLQKGQLESEVKCRKKSGEELWAHLSLSLLRNPSGEVAGMVGYLLDVTERRRAEIVLRESEENYRSLFENSPISLWKEDFSLLPGYFAELREAGVADFADYFARHPDEVARCARLTRILDVNQKTLKLFGAGSKEEFFGDLGKIFTESSFSAFREILVALSEGRTLFETEGINRTLTGEERHFLIRYSVLPSALKSLDSVIVSLIDISERRRAEEALRTLGKALETTRVGVTIANLQGEIIFANPAEASMHGYEIGELLGRKVNILGPPELRSEFPGANVQAGERESLNLHKDGSIFPVRLIGDLVTDAAGNPLAVVTVCEDITERKETEGRLKASIAEKDVLLKELHHRVKNNLQIISSLLNLQMKKITEAKTRAELNATRNRIRSMALIHAKLYQSKNLSRINFAEYIEEFSRQLRSLYNVSPKKVKLVLDIDEVYLDVDVAIPCGMIVNELLTNALKYAFPDGRSGEIRVVLRSEAAATVLSVEDNGVGLPPEIDLAGVETLGLQLVRGLAQQLNGTVMVEQGGGTRVVIRCPAAGSGMQQSV